Proteins encoded together in one Diabrotica undecimpunctata isolate CICGRU chromosome 3, icDiaUnde3, whole genome shotgun sequence window:
- the LOC140436549 gene encoding uncharacterized protein, which yields MFLLPFYFLLLGISSVKSKSLTITKNYYEFINPVSEVVEEKVGTTFSLICELILSDQEKESSAVDDHLTWAKKEILSNQTGFQKIISSTQGINKSEKKFTSLQIEDKGVYTCTSHKFNLSVSVTVVLIDNIKKNDVRPMRETIFCNDQMFQCVSNGVCIIPHYVCDGQPDCKDASDESIEKCNEEPCRDKIPCEDGRCIPSSWCCDRHLDPNCTVTIRPKCCQGLIVPESYEELEYGYPSMNNNQHNGARYLFISVCIISILFSIVLLLLIVSKVVIFAKKSALQQQRHHNLCENIALRNQTNVNIIRADFAPAGIYTVRNHSRTPRSNIIIDTSEVSDPLLFTGARINIDNFRGFTDQPPSYVDVLRNNRLISEPPPPYTSREILNINEERQERR from the exons atgtttctattgccattttattttttacttttaggtATAAGTAGTGTAAAAA GTAAATCtttaacaataacaaaaaattattatgaattcATAAATCCTGTTAGCGAAGTGGTCGAAGAAAAAGTCGGAACAACGTTCTCATTGATATGTGAATTGATATTATCGGACCAAGAAAAAGAAAGTTCAGCAGTAGATGACCATCTGACATGGGCCAAAAAAGAAATTTTGTCAAACCAAACAGG GTTTCAAAAAATTATATCCAGCACACAGGGAATAAACaaatcagaaaagaaatttacTTCACTTCAAATTGAAGACAAAGGTGTCTACACTTGCACAAGTCATAAATTCAATCTCTCAGTTAGTGTTACAGTTGTACTGATAGACAATATTAAAAAGAATGATGTCAGACCTATGAGGGAAACAATATTTTGTAATGACCAAATGTTTCAGTGTGTTTCAAATGGTGTTTGCATAATACCTCATTATGTCTGTGATGGACAGCCTGACTGCAAAGATGCATCCGATGAATCCATTGAGAAGTGTAATGAGGAGCCTTGTAGAG ATAAGATTCCTTGTGAAGATGGTAGATGCATTCCTAGCAGTTGGTGTTGTGATAGACATCTTGATCCAAACTGTACAGTAACTATCAGACCAAAATGTTGTCAAGGTCTTATAGTGCCAGAAA GTTATGAAGAATTAGAATATGGGTATCCCAGTAtgaataataatcaacacaacgGCGCTCGATACTTGTTTATCTCAGTTT GTATTATTAGCATCCTTTTCTCTATCGTTTTACTGCTGCTCATAGTCTCCAAAGTagtgatattcgccaagaagagCGCTCTGCAACAACAACGGCACCACAATCTCTGCGAGAACATTGCGTTGCGCAACCAGACCAACGTCAACATAATCAGAGCCGATTTTGCACCGGCGGGAATCTACACAGTCCGCAACCATTCACGTACACCTCGTTCCAACATAATCATAGACACATCAGAAGTTAGCGATCCGCTCTTATTCACAGGAGCCCGCATTAACATAGACAACTTCAGAGGGTTCACCGATCAACCTCCGTCGTACGTTGATGTGTTAAGAAACAATAGGTTGATCAGTGAACCCCCGCCACCCTACACGAGCAGAGAGATACTTAATATTAATGAAGAAAGACAGGAGAGAAGATGA